From a region of the Solanum stenotomum isolate F172 chromosome 2, ASM1918654v1, whole genome shotgun sequence genome:
- the LOC125856868 gene encoding uncharacterized protein LOC125856868 — protein MASLGTSQRISRQAPQLVTVLKEMKTGLDTVSLKVQALTAKVKADHFPTSDGISYLETKHLLLLSYCQSLVYYLLRKARGLSIEGHPVVRSLVEMRLFLEKIRPIDKKLQYQIQKLTRDSDTPSEKSVISGKGTDTQKEDLLKYRPKPDMLVHKTSNTPEDGANVYRPPKFAPASMGEEKMSKQERNELRREKERLRNAKQSPYMIDLLNDLEGRPEEVREVVGSESRELTNYMAKMKECAKREEEAFDRAPLTKLEKKKMKHLKKSRNGLLGLTDSFYDEIKSLPLGEPVSEQSENFENGGTGIKQQKKRKRRN, from the exons ATGGCATCACTCGGAACGAGTCAAAGAATAAGCAG GCAAGCTCCGCAACTAGTTACGGTATTGAAGGAGATGAAAACAGGATTGGATACAGTGAGCTTAAAAGTACAAGCTTTAACTGCAAAG GTGAAAGCGGATCACTTTCCAACATCAGATGGAATAAGTTACCTTGAAACGAAGCATCTGCTACTTCTGAGTTATTGTCAATCACTTGTCTATTATTTGCTCCGCAAGGCAAGAGGACTCTCAATTGAAGGGCATCCAGTAGTTCGGAGTCTGGTGGAGATGAGATTGTTTTTGGAGAAG ATTCGCCCCATTGACAAGAAACTACAATATCAAATTCAGAAGCTCACAAGAGATAGTGACACACCTTCTGAGAAGTCAGTTATAAGTGGGAAGGGAACAGATACTCAGAAGGAGGACCTATTGAAGTATCGTCCAAAACCTGATATGCTTGTTCACAAAACAAGTAACACTCCAGAG GATGGTGCTAATGTATATCGACCCCCCAAATTTGCACCTGCTTCTATGGGCGAGGAGAAGATGTCGAAGCAGGAGAGAAATGAATTGAGGAGGGAAAAAGAGAGATTGCGAAATGCTAAACAAAGCCCGTATATGATAGATTTGTTGAATGATCTTGAAGGAAGACCCGAAGAG GTAAGAGAAGTTGTTGGATCTGAAAGTAGAGAACTCACAAACTACATGGCTAAAATGAAAGAATGtgcaaaaagagaagaagaggcgTTTGATCGTGCCCCACTTACaaaattggagaaaaagaaaatgaaacatCTGAAGAAGTCAAGAAATGG GTTGCTTGGGCTGACAGATAGTTTTTATGATGAGATAAAAAGTTTGCCTTTAGGGGAACCTGTTTCTGAACAATCAGAAAACTTTGAGAATGGCGGCACTGGAATCAAACAACAGAAGAAGCGTAAG AGGAGGAATTGA